The Ovis aries strain OAR_USU_Benz2616 breed Rambouillet chromosome X, ARS-UI_Ramb_v3.0, whole genome shotgun sequence genomic sequence TTCAACCTGTACACCCTGCTCCTCAGCTGCCCTCATTGGgaggccccccgcccccccaaactCTGCTCCCTGCAACAGAGCAAGGCAAACAGGCCATTCCAGTGGTTTCTAGAAGGCTCCAGCTGCCAAAAGAGCAGCTCGCCTCCCAGACAAGAAATGTCCCTTTGGGCCTCACTCTTGGCACAGCCTTCATGGGCTCCCTGTGGGTGAGGTGAGGGCTGGGACACACCCCGTCCCTCCCTTCCCAGCATGGGCCAGGCCCACCTGAGTTCTGAGAACCTGACCCCCTCCAGCTGTAAGGGGACAGCTGCTGCCATCTTTAGCTGAAAACACTGAGGCACTGGCAGACGGGGCTGGGTACCCAGAGAATGCCCGCTTGGTTGACCCCAGCCCAAGAGGATGGAGGGTCTGTCTGGCCCTGGTGGCCGAGGATGAGTCCATGCCTTCTTCTACCCCACAGCACATGAAGAATAGCAAGCACACCAATAAGTACGAAGGCTGGCCCGAAGCGCTGGAAATGGAGGGCTGCATTCCCAGGAGGCCCACAGCCAGCTAGAGGCCAGACTCGCAGATGAAACTGAGTAAGGCTGCATGTGCCCGGCCCCTGATGAGGCGCCAGCACAGGGCTGAGGCCCCGACCCCACGCCCAGCACGTCAGGGCTTTGAGGTGGTGACCAGCGACCAGACCGTGACCAGTAGTGGGGGCTGCCCAGCGGACCCGTCGCACTTTGTGGGGAACCCCAAATACCTGTCTCCTTTTCCGAAAGCTGCTCCCCTAGTCCACCCCCAGCCAGGCAAGTCCCAAGCACTTGCAGCCCCAGGTTTGGTAGTGGCTGCCTAGAAGGTTTGGGCATCTTCCAGAACCTCTGCATCCCAGAGTGCCTTGTGGCTCCATGGGCCAGGCCTGTTTCCAGCATGATTCATCACGCTGGGCCACCTGGCCACCTCCAGGGAGGGGCGGCCACCTTGGAGCCAGGCCAGCTGTGTGCTGAAGTTGCAGCCTGATGGCAGTCTCTGGAGAGGCAGGTGGCCACCCCTGTGGTTGGTCAGAGGGCCTGCCTTCTCCATGACCTCTTAATAAACTGGTGGCCCCCAATAGAATGAAGTGTGTTCAGCGGGGGGAGACAGGGGTGTTGGTGTCCTGGGGGAGGGACACGTCCCCGAGGCTCAACCAACTCTCCTCCACACCCTTCGTAGTGGCCTGTGTCTCCAGGGCACATGTCGTCCAAAGGCCCCTCTGCCAAGTGGACATCCCTGTAGCCTTGCCCGGAAAGCTGATTCTGGCTGCCGGAAACTGGCTGAATCCCTTGGACACAGGCCCGTAGGGACAGAAGTGGGGATTCAAATCAACCCAGGAGgcttccccctcccacccccgctcCCTCAAGAGCTGGTGCATCTCCCCGTAGTGCTCAGCTTTAGATCCCTTTGAAATCAGGGCATGAGAGATCAAGGTAGGGGGGCTATTTGGCACTTCTCAGAGATCACAGCTCTATTTCCCTGCATTGGGTGAGAACCAGCAAGAAATGATAAGGAGTTTTGCTGGAAAAGTACACAAAGCGGCGCAGAAATGGCCTGGTgtcaggaaaaggaaggaagtcagtttggacttcccaggtagagGAATCAATTGGGCACCAGCCAGGTCACATTCAGGGTACCGTGGCGGGGGGCAGTGGACGTTTGAGTCCCCCTCTAGGGGTTAAGTGCTGCCAGAGTGTGAGTGCATTATCAGAAAATGAAGGTACTTAAGGAGGCGCAGAAGAGAGAGAGTCCCGGGATGGCCCAGGAGGAGAGGCTGTGGCTGTGGGGCTGTGGTCACAGCCATGAAGGGTCAGGGAGTTGCAGATGTGAGGGCAGCCTGTTGCTTGCCTGGGAGATGGTGATCACACGAGCTGAAGACCAGCCTGACCCCGTGCCAAGAACTTgaggtgttttcatttttacatcaACTTTGTTTTTTAGAGTTTTAGGTTCCCAGCAAAGTTGAGCAGAAAGTCCAGAGTTCCCTCATACCCAGCCTCCACTGAAGCATCATCACCACCCAAAACCCACGGTGGACATTGGGGTTCCCTCTTGGTGTTGTGCACTGTGTTTGACAAGTGTTCATAACGACAAGTGAcggttgagtcactaagtcatgtctgactcttccgaccccatggactgtagcctgctaggcttctctgtccatgggattcttcaggcaaggatactggagtaggttgccatttccttctccagcgaatctttccgacccaggaaatcgaacccaggtctcctgcattgcaggcagattctttaccaagtcaGCTATGAGGGAAGATGCAACGACTGAGTACTTACCATTATAGTATCATCTatgttcttcatctttttttaaccttctatTATGGACATTTCCAACATCCTCTAAAGTAGAGAGAATAGTCTGATGGATCTGGATGTACCCATTGGGGCTGCCACAAGGATCAACATGTGGCCAGTGATTCATCTGCATGTATTACCTGCTCAGTCGTCACAGCAACCCCAGTGAGCAAGTGCTGCTGTGACCCccatttagagaagaaaaatggTCCCGGGTATACCTAGGAAAGCTTCCCTGGGGCTGGGCGGTTAGAAGCCAGCTAAATAGGGCTCCACAAAGTTAGTGACTTGCCCCAAATGCAATGCGCCTTAGTCAGGGGACGAACTGCAAGGCTGGGAGGTGCCTCTTATCAACTGCTATGCCAGCTGACCTGCCCCAGACCTTCATCGCTTACACTGGATTCACACAGATGGAAGCAGCAGGCAGGCCAGCTTTATCCCCCACATGGCCCAACACAGGCCAGGACGCTGACAATGGGTGGTGTGCAGCCCGCCAGACCTTCCAAAGTAGAGCACCATCTTTCTACACCCAGTGGTCCTCCTCCACCAGGGTTTTGTCCCCCAGGCCTACCCTCAGGAGTTAAGACATCCTCAGTTACAGTTACAAGAGCCAGGGTCCCAACCCAACTGGCACATGCAAAAATAAAGCCACGATAGCAGAAGGAGGCTGAATTTTCCTATAACAGACCCCCAACACCTGCGGGTGAGTCCAGCTCCAGTCATGTCCTCAGGGCTCTCGTATGTTAGCTCCCCCCTTTCTTTGTATTCGTGTCTTTTTCAAATGTGCTGACTTCCCAGGCAGGGGGAGCAACCCCAGCAAGAAAGAGTTCCCATCTTCCCAGTCCCTAGGGAACTACCTCTCATTGGTCCAGATTGGATTATGGGTTTATCTTTGCCTCAATCTGTGTGGCTCTGATTGGCTACCTCTGTGTCATGCACCCCCCCAGAGGCCAGCACTGGGGTCATCTACATGCAAACCTGTGTACCAAGAGTGGAAGAGAGATGGCCCACTAAAGAAAACTTGCACCACAACCTGTAGCTGGGCTTGTAAAAACGCCAGTTGTGACTACATTTCCCGGTAAATACCAAATGCATCCCATATTCACGCTTGTATAGAATATGCCTTCCGTGCCTGCTAATTTATCACAGTCTTCCTGGAGGCCCCTGCCTGGGAAAGCAGGAGGTAAGTCCACTTCTCAGCGTCATCACTGTGCCCTGTTAGTGGGATGGCGGTGGGTCTCCCATCTGAAGTGCCCTGATGTTCTTTTAGCTGTAACTATCATTTGTTCCATCTGTTTTCTTGGTCCAGATGACTTCTCCTTTGGAACTAGATATCCTTGACTGACTCATAGAGaccttccttctcttctgggGTAAATTATTAATCCTCAAAACTAACTACAAAcattcttgttttttttgttgttcagtcactaagtcgtgtccaactatttgtgaccccataattTTAATTTAGCCACCCCTTTTTCCTGGAGGGAAGCCCTCCAAATTCCTTCAGGtcagacaccccccaccccaccagccccCTCTGGCTTTTCAGGGAAGGCTGGATAGACTAATGATAATGGGGAGCAGCCTTCTAACTACATTTGTTCTCCTTGACCCCTGACACCAATTCTCATCCAGCtgggaatataaaaatgaaggGTTCCTCAAGGGTAAACAGATTGTTTAGGTTTTCCATCCTCAATGTTCAGCTGATccatcccccttctctctctggccACTTTTACCCCATCCTCAGACAAGGACAGCACCACTGCTCCTTTGCAAAATTGCAGTCTTCAGCCTAGCATGTGCCCTCTCACCTGTGCCACCCTGCTTCCATCAGGACCTCTCAACCCCATTTGAGAGGGACAGTACAGAGTTTCTGGGATACTaagtcaacacacacacaaaaggcttATGTCTTAACTGAGACTAAAGAACAGCCTAGAGCTACAGCTCTGAATGTTTCTTGATCACTGACATAAACCCTCTTGAGTGTGCACCCCACCATGTGTGTCTATCTGCTTACACATCACATGAATGTACTAATCTGAACTTTATAACACACAAATACAGTTCTCAATAAATAAggctaaattaaaattaataggtTTTTATTTAGATGATTACAGTTATCATttgttgggaaaataaaaatagatatgctACAGGTCTTTTTGGACATTCTCTACGATGTGTCTTAGGAACCTTCTTGGGGCAAGAACCTGGAACTTTGGGAACCACTGGCCTCCATCACAGCCCTGACAAGAGGTTCTTCCAGAGCAGTGGGTAGCTATTGTCCCGCTGCCTGACTGCGGTTGCCCAGCAACCTTTGGGAACATACAAATCTCCTTTGATTCTACACTTGTTCACTTTCTTCTCATATCCATGTTCTACACCCTCACCACCTTTTTGCCCTTCCTTATGCCATGTGTTTGCATTCCTTCTCCGTGAAACCTTAGGACCTTGCTGGTGGCCCCAAATAGTTTTGAAACATTCAAAAATCCACTGATCTTTCACAGGGTGGAAACAGGCGCTCGGTCATTGCTTGAACGTAGGAAGGTGGAACATGGCCGAGACTGGGTCCCAGAGTCTGGGTCCTTCAGAGTCGGCCCTCTGGCCACAGGGCTAGCGCCCAGAGTAGGCACGTGACAGAAACCCTGATTCCTGGGTCCCGCCACTAAGCAGCAGCTCCCGGGCGTCCTAGCTTGGCTAAGGGCTAAGCATATGTCCCACTGCCCCCAGAGGTCGCAGCGTGGTTGGGAAGGAGTGGGGTGCCTACCGGTACGGGTCGCCCTGGCAGCGACCACAGAAGACTGGGATACGCGTCTCGCTAGCCACACGAGACAGCGCCCAGCGCCAAACCACAGCGACCCGGAAGGCGGCCAGACCGGCGGGCACGCACGCAGACTCGTCGCTCCCGTGTTACGTCACATCCGGTCTAGGCCCGCCCCGACGGTGAGAGGTGAGGGGACCGCCGTGGGGTAGGAGGGGCGGGAGCGTGGGGCGGAGGCGGAGGCGGTGCTTCGTCGGGCTCCGGGCGGAGCCCCGGCTGGCAGCGCTCGCGGGCGTCCGCCGGCCCTGCAGGCGCTGGCTCCGGCGCCGTTTCCGGGCCGCCGAGGCAGGTGAGAGCCTCAGGCCAGAAGGGCGGTCGGAAGGCGACTTCTGGCTCCGGCCAGTTTCCTCCCTCGCTTGCTGTGGCGGCCGGGCGCCACGGAGAAGGGTCGCCGCCGGGCGTTCGTGCAGCCGCGGGGACCGGGAGTGGCGTGAGGGATCCCGGGGCCGCCCGGGCGAATCTCCGGCCTGCCGGCTGCAGGGCgctcctccccctctccctccctaaTTTCTGCCCGAGCTCTGATCCGCCCTGTCCGACAACTTCCGGACTCCCAGgtagggaggagccccgggtcAGCACTGCCAACTGCACCGACACCGAACACTTGGCCAGTGAGGGGAAAACCTGCTGACCCGGGGTACCCTCCCTCGTTTTGGGGCGTATCTGCCCAAACTCTCCTGGCACCTCAAGCAGAAATGGTGGGATCTGGGCCGGATCCCCCATACAGTGACTCAAAGCCACCAGCAGTACTGGAACGACGGGGTGCATGGCCATTCACCTCCTCTGCCTTCTGAACTGGTTCACACCAGACCGGTGGCTTCAGTCCCAGGTGCCTTTGTTTCTTCCCTGTGAGTCCCCTCCACTGTACTTCTGCTCCCTCTGgttttcctgcctccctcttcagCGGTGGGACCCAAGGCTGGATCAAGGCCTCCAGGGTAAGTAACCCAAATGCCAAGCCAGGAGAGGCTGTGGCATCCCAGGGTGGTAGAGGATGACTTTCCCAGGGATGAGCCTTGTGCTGAACCAGCCCTCCACCACCTACTTCCACTGCTCCCCAGTCTCAAATGAGACTATCCCCGATAGGATCTAGAGATGCAGGGGCCTCTTCCAATACTCGGACAATGCCAGGCATGAGTTAGTCAACAGTAAGGATGAAGAATTACTGTATCCTCATCTTGGTTGCCCCAGTTCCTGCAGGACAATAGGGTGTGGGCTGCCCAAATTGAGAAGTGGAAAGAGGCAAACGTCCTTCTTTCCCCTTGAGGCAGCCCACCCCTCTAGAAACACTCCTCAAGGGTAGTTCTAGGCTCTGGTAGGGGTCCACGTGGGCATGGGAGGAATCCCTGAACTCTGATCAGAGCCTCTCAGATGGCACAGTGGCTCTAGGAGCTCCAATTCTGGGCCTGCCAGGGGAGTGAAAGCTCTGACAGAAAGGGGAGAAACCTCTCAGTGGACACGTGGCCATGTCTGATCCCTTTCTGCTGCCCCTTCTGGCAACTTCCCTGGGGAGAGAGGGGACCTGCTTCCTCCCAGAACCTCCATCTTGCCCCTGTCAGCAGGTAGGTAGGCCAGATGGCCACACACAGCAGCACCGTTCACATGGCAGTGGTGAACATCAGCACATGGGGCCTTTGGCCCGGGGGTCACCCGCTGCCCACACCACTTTGCCAGCTGCTCTCTGCTGGTCAGATGACACTCAGATGCCGTGAGCTGGCCTGCTCTCATCAGGCCTGCTTCCTGGGCATCCCTGGGCTGTCCTTCAGAGATTTCCTCCTGGTTGTGGTACTGCCGCAACTGTGCCTCAAAGCAAGTGGGGCACAGGCTAGTGGTGACAAGATTGGGGCTGATCCCCTGGTGTCAGGCCATCTCTGAACTGTCAAAATCAGCCTGAATCAGCAGGCCGAAGGCAAAGTTCTACCTGTCCCTTCCCCTTCTGGGGAAGCTTGAGGTAGTTGTGACTGGGGAAGGGACACCCGAATGGCACTCAAGGGCCATCCCCAGGCTTGCAGCAAGGAACCCGGCTGAGTCTCCCAGCAGTGGGCTTCTCGGTCATGCTCCTGGGCTCACAGCTGCTCGCCCTCACCAGCCACCGCCATGTCCCTTCTCTTCTCAGGAAGAGCTCTACCATCAAGAAAGGGAGCCCAGCACCAGACCTCGCCCATGGACCCTTCTGAGGACCACCCAACGGCACCAGCAAGGCTGGTCTCCTAAGCCACAGAGGGCCTGCATGCCCCACCGTTGGGAAGGAGCCATGGTGTTTAGGAGTGGTGAAGGCTGCTCCCTGCAGTGGCCTGGCCCAGAAGGGGGCACTGGTTGCACGGGCCCCCAAAGCATGCTCAGGGCCACCCTGCTGCTTGTCAGCCTGCTGTGGGGGGCCCGGGGAACAGCCAGTGCCAGTCTCAGCCCGGCTCTGGGCCATCCCATGCCCCTGACCAGGGGCCGCTACCTGAGCATTGGAGATGGCTCTGTGATGGAGTTTGAGTTCCCAGAAGAGAGCGAGGGCATCATTGTGATCACAAGCCATTACCCAGGCCAGGGCAACGGGACAGGACCCAGCCCCATGCTGAGGGTCACCTCCCTGGACCCAGAGGTGCTGACCATTAAGAATGTGAGTGCTATAGCCTGGGGCGGCGGTGGCAGCTTCGTGGTAAGCATCCGCTCGGGCCTGCCTGGGATAGCCCCACTCCACATCCAGCTCACGGACCCCCGCGAGGCCCCGCCCAGGCTGATCGAAGAGCGGAGAGATTTCTGCATCAAGGTCTCACCCGCTGAAGACACCCCCATCACCCTCGGCACTAACCTGGTCCACTTCTCAGAGAACCCAATCCTCTACTTGCTCCTGCCTCTTATCTTTGTCAATAAGTGTTCATTTGGGTGCAAAGTGGAGCTCGAGGTACTGAAGGGGCTCTTGCAGAACCCCCAGCCCATGCTGCTGGGCCTTCTGGGCCAGTTCCTAGTCATGCCCTTCTATGCTTTTCTGATGGCTAAGGTCTTCATGCTGCCCAAGGCCCTGGCTCTGGGCCTCATCATCACTTGCTCGTCGCCCGGCGGCGGGGGGAGCTACCTCTTCAGCCTCCTCCTCGGAGGGGACGTCACTCTGGCCATCTCTATGACTTTCATCTCAACGGTGGCTGCCACCGGCTTCCTGCCGCTGTCCTCAGCCATCTACAGTCGCCTGCTCAGCATCCATGAAACACTCCATGTGCCTGTTTCCAAGATCCTGGGGACCCTGCTGTTCATTGCCATCCCCATTGCAGCAGGCGTGGTAATCAAGTCCAAGCTCCCCAAGTTCTCGCAGCTGCTGCTGCATGTCATCAAGCCCTTCAGCTTTGTGCTGCTCCTGGGTGGCCTCTTCCTGGCCTACCGCATGGGGGTCTTCATCCTGGCAGGCGTCAGGCTGCCCATCGTGTTGGTGGGCTTCACAGTGCCCCTGGTCGGCCTCCTGGTGGGCTACGGCCTGGCCACATGCCTGAATCTGCCAGTGGCCCAGCGGCGGACTGTCAGCATCGAGGTTGGGGTGCAGAACAGCCTTCTGGCCTTGGCCATGCTGCAGCTGTCCCTCCGCCGCCTCCAGGCTGACTATGCCTCCCAGGCCCCTTTCCTTGTGGCACTTAGTGGCACCTCGGAGATGCTGGCCTTAGTAATTGGCCACTTTATCTATAGCAGCGTGTGCACCGTTCCCTGAGGCCCCCGGGTCAAGCTTTCACCAggcacccccagcccccaacctCCATCAACTGTCCCCACCATTCTTGTGTACCAAAGGCCTTTAGTTCTCATGCACTAtgcactcagaaaaaaaaaaaaatccaggcttATTTTTTTTACTCGTTTTTTATTCTCCAGCTTTCAGTGCCAAAGAGGCCATGCTGAGTTCTGTAAGCGGGCACTGcccagaaaatatatttcaataaaacagaagcaagctTGGGTATCATGCTGT encodes the following:
- the SLC10A3 gene encoding P3 protein — translated: MPHRWEGAMVFRSGEGCSLQWPGPEGGTGCTGPQSMLRATLLLVSLLWGARGTASASLSPALGHPMPLTRGRYLSIGDGSVMEFEFPEESEGIIVITSHYPGQGNGTGPSPMLRVTSLDPEVLTIKNVSAIAWGGGGSFVVSIRSGLPGIAPLHIQLTDPREAPPRLIEERRDFCIKVSPAEDTPITLGTNLVHFSENPILYLLLPLIFVNKCSFGCKVELEVLKGLLQNPQPMLLGLLGQFLVMPFYAFLMAKVFMLPKALALGLIITCSSPGGGGSYLFSLLLGGDVTLAISMTFISTVAATGFLPLSSAIYSRLLSIHETLHVPVSKILGTLLFIAIPIAAGVVIKSKLPKFSQLLLHVIKPFSFVLLLGGLFLAYRMGVFILAGVRLPIVLVGFTVPLVGLLVGYGLATCLNLPVAQRRTVSIEVGVQNSLLALAMLQLSLRRLQADYASQAPFLVALSGTSEMLALVIGHFIYSSVCTVP